The Streptomyces sp. NBC_01276 genome contains the following window.
CGATCAAGGCCACGACGGCGTACGTGCACGGAAACATCGAACAGGCGCAGAACGCCCAGAACGAGGCGCTCAAGGAGCCGAAGATCGATCTTCCGGGGGCGGGGCAGAAGTGACGGATCACGTACCGATCAATCCGTGCACGATTCCGCAGTTCACGGGTGACCTGGACGCGTTGGAGCAGGACAAGAACGCGATCACGACGGCGGCGGGGACCTTCCGTGACGCGGGGTCGAACGTGGACTCCGAGTTCCAGGGCCTGTCGGCGTTCTACTCGGCGCCGGAGGCGGCGCAGTTGTTCGCGACGACGAAGCCGGTGAAGACGGACAGTGATTTCTTCGCCGATCAGCTGGAGTCGGCGGCGACGGCGCTGGGTGAGTACATCACCGAGGCGCGGCCGATCGTGGCGCGGCTGAAGGAGCTGCAGGCGAAGGCGTCGACGTTCAGCAACAAGATCAGTGGTGACAAGCACTGGAAGGACGACGGGGACAAGATCGATGAGAACAACGATCTGATCCACGACGTCAACGCGGCCGTGTCGGCGTTCTGGGCCGCCGAGCGGACGTGTGCGAACAAGATCCGTGCTCTGTACTGTGCGGCGCCGCTGACGGCGGATGACGGTTCGCACGGCGCGAACATGTACGGGTACAAGGGCGAGGACCTGAACAAGGCGCAGGATCTGCCGTGGGGTTCGCAGCTGGAGGAGACCCATCGGGCGTGGGAGATCGGTTACTGGGCGAAGTCCTTCGTCTGGGACGGTCTGATCGTCGACGGGATCTGGGGCACGATCCGTGGCCTGGGAACGCTCATCGGTGTGGACGGGTGGGACAAGGCCGGTCAGGCCTGGACGGGGCTGGCGAAGCTGGCGACGGGTCTGGCGATCATGTCGGTGCCGGGTATGAGCACCGCGTTCTGGATGGCGGACGACAAGGACCTGCCGCCGTGGATCCGTGATTCGCGTACCGCGGTGAAGGAGACGGGCAAGGCGCTGGTCGCGTGGGACGAGTGGGGCAAGAACCCGGCCCGCGCGGCCGGTGCGGTCACCTTCAACGTCCTGACCACCGTGTTCACCGGCGGCGCCGGTACGGCGGCGAAGGCGGGCACGGTCGGCAAGATCCTCAGCGTGGCGGGCAAGGCCGGCCGGATCATCGACCCGATGACCTACATCGGCAAGGCCGGCAGCCTCGCCAAGATCAAGATCGGTGACCTGTTCGCGAACCTGGGCAAGGCCGACGGGGCGTTCCCGAAGATCGACGACGTGATCTGGAAGGACCTCCCGAAGGCCGACGCCCCGGGGATCACCTTCCCGCACCCCGAGGACACCGTCCGTCTCCCCGACGACGCGCTGGGCCGTCCGCAGTACTTCGACAAGACCTCGAACCAGCTCCTGGACCACAACGGGCTGCCCAAGCAGGACCTCACCGCGGTCCCCAAGGGCGTCGACCACCCCCTGGCCGAGGTCCCCAAGCACGAGAACGTCCCGGTCGGCGTCGGCGCCCACACCGCCGACGTCACCTCCCACACCCCCGGCGGCACGGCCGGCCACACCCCGGGCGGCGCAGCCGAACACACCCCGGGCAGCGCGGCGGACCACACCCCGGGCGGCGCCGCGGACAACGGTGCCCACAACAGCCACACCGAACCCGGCGGCACCACCCCCGGCCACGGCGGCACCGACACCACCCCCACCGGCGGCCACGGCGACACCCCCTCCACGGGCGGCCACGGCGACGGCCCGGGCACGGGCGGCGGCGGCCACGACGGCCCCGGCATCCCGCACCAGGGTGACGGCGCAGGTGGTCATGGGCCCGACGGCTTCGGCCACCCGGATGACCCGAGCGTTCCGGAGCACGGCCACTCCGATCTCCCTCATTCCGGCGGCCATGACGGGCACTCGGATCACGACGTGCACGGAACGGCGTCGACCGCAGCCGAGGCGATTTCTCCAGAGACCCGGCTGCCGAACCCGGACGGCACGCTCCCGGCCGGTCACGGAGAGAAACTGCTGGACTTGTTCGACCTGGATGGCCCCCGTGTCACAGTGGCGAACGACGTAATCACTCACGTCGACGGCAAGCCTGTCGATCAGTATCTCGATTCCCTTGCGGAGGGCAGGGCGCAGATGTATCGAGATGCCAAGGACGCCAAGCAATTCGTCAAGGGTGATACGGGTGCCTGTGTGGGTGCAGTCATGGACACTCGGACCGGCATCGTGATCGAAGGAATCAACGGGCGGCCGGACAACGTCATACCCAAGGAAAGGGTTCACCCCACTATTCGTGCACTTTACGAAGAAATGGCCCCTACCAAGCCTCACCCGGACCAGCCGCTGGGCCACGCGGAAGTGAAAGCCACCAACGAATTGCTGTGGGCCCGTACTCGCCTCGGGCTGCCGGATGGCGTGGACGCTCTCAAGGAGATACGGGCATCCGTGGAGTTCCCCTTCCTGAAGGACAGGGAAACGGGAGTCATCGGTAGAGGCGCCCCGTTCTGTGCCAACTGTTACAATATGCTCCCCGGAGTGCCTTCGCCTCATGGCCGGTTCACGGGATATCCGCCGAGCGACGAGAATTGGATTCCATAATGAGCCCGGTGCAGCGTGTCGACACCGACGATCCCGATGTCGATATGGATATGGGAAATCGAGTGCTCTACCTGGACGAGTTGTTCACGGGCGAGGTGGCCGAATACCAGGACGGGCAATTGGTGTGCCTTGACGTCTACCTCGACGGGATCAGGAACGGCTTGTCCCGGATGTGGTATCCGGACGGCACCTTGAAGCTGGAGGGGAATGTCCTCAACGGGGTGGCGGTGGGCGAGTTCCGGGAATGGCACCCCAATGGCATTCTCAAGTCCCGAAAGTTTTTCGACGACGACATCTACTCCCTCAAGGAGGAGACCGTCTGGGACGAGGAAGGCCGCCTCGTTCGCGAGTGGCATCGCGAGTAGGGCCGGGTGCGCGGGTGGCGGGTCACCGGCTCTTCGAGCCGGGGCGTCGTCCGGGGCCGGTTCCTTGCCGGTTGAGGCACTCGGGCTGAGAGTGCGGACCGGCTCCGGGGCCAGGATGAGCGGCCGGCCGAAGAGGAGCTGACGGGGAGGTCCGAGGCGTGAGTCCGGGGGTTGCCGGCGGAGGTGGAGAAGCCGGTGATCACGTCCGAGCCCGTCGGTGAGTGGTTCTGGGAGCCCGCTCCGTCGGCGGGTCCCCGCCGGCGGCGGCCTTGGGGGCGGTGGGGCTTCTCTCGGGCCTCGCGGACGTCCTGGCGGCGTGCGGACTCGTGACCGGGGAGGGTGCCGGCTCGGTCGTGCTCGCCGACCGGCGTGACATGGCCGGTCCGCTGTTCGCGTGCCGCGACGTCCCGGTGGCGGCCGGCCTCGCCGGCGCCGCGGGGCGGGCGGACGCCGTAGGGCTGTTCCCGGACCGCCTGTTGACGGTGGGCCTGGAGCTGGCGGGTGAGTGGCGCGAGGCCGGCGCGGTGCGCCGGGCGGAGAAGCTCTTCACCCTCCGGGTCGAGGTGTGGGGCGAAGGGGCGGTGCTGGTGGCCCTGTCCGCGTACGCCGACGCCTGGCTGACCCTCGACCTCCGGGGGCGCCCGCAGCGGGAGGTGGGCGAGGAGGGAGAACGCCCCGCGCCTCGCCGCCGCGCTGGAGCGGATCTCCGCGGTGACGGGGGCGCCGGTCGATCCGGGCGACCCGACCCGGTACGCGCGGCCCACCGCCGAAGGGTTCGCCGACCAGTGGGAGACGGGCCCCGATTACGACGACCCGTGGGGCACCTTCGAGGTCCCGAAGCGGTGGCGGCGGCTGATGGACCGGCTGCCCGGTGGTCCCGACGGCCGGGACTACGAGAGCACTACCGGGCAACCGGTGCGCTACGCCCGCGTACGGTGCGGGGAGCGGGTCCTGGGCTTCCTCTGGGCGTCCGCCGACGGAGCGGCGGGCTACGAACCGCGCAACGCGGCCGGTGCCGCGGCCTTCGAGGCGGGGGTGCCGTGGCTGTCTCGGCTGCGTTCCGCCGGCCTGCGGGGCGTCCGGGCGCCGGAGGCCCTGGAGGAACTGCTGGGCGCCGCGGCGGACGGCCGCCGGGGCGGCTCCGTCGTCGAGGCCGTCACGCACGAGGCGGCTTCGCTGGACGCGTTGGAGGAACTGTCGGGGCGGTGCTGACCAGGAGAAGGGAGCCGGAGTGGCCGGTGACGCGGCGTCGCGCGTGCTGGAGCGGCTGCGGGCGGTGGACTGGTGCGGGGACTGGGACTTCGCGTTCGGGCATGTGAAGTCCCGGCGGGTCCTGCTGCGCGAGTACATGCGCAGGGCGGCCCTGTGGGCCCGGGCGTACTCCGCCGAGGAGGCCTGGCCCTTCTTCGACGTCACCCCCTACGCCGCCCCGGATTTCGTGCTCGCGCCGGAGCTCGCCGGAGCGCTACGGGAGTTCCTCGGCGGGATCGGCTACGTCGAGGTCCGCAGCACCTGCGCCGGAGCGGTGCGGCTGGCGGAACTCCGCGCGCTGGACCCGGATGTCGGGGCCGGGCTGCCCGACCTCTACGAACCGCTGCTCCTCTTCTACGAGCGGGGCGGCGAGTTCTTCCGGGACGGCGCGGGCTTCCTCGAACTGACGGGGGTGCGGTACCGGCACGGCCCGCTGGCGGGCTTTCTCGGCGGCGCACCCCTCACCCGGCTCGACGGCCCCGTGCTCGACGCCCTCGATGCCGAGGGGCGCGTCACGTACCACCGGGCGGCCGGGGGCCGTGGTCCGCTGCTGAGGCGGCGCGTGCTGCGGGGCGTACGGACGGACGAGCTGTTCGGCGCCGACCTGCGCTGGCGGCCGGCGGAGCGGTTGGCGCAGGAGCCGGGGCCGGTCGGGGTCGACGAGTGGGAGGCGGCCCGGTTCATCGGGGAGGCCGTTGCGGACGCGGAGGGCCCCGTGTGGAACCTTGGACCGGGGTATTAGCGTCGGGGCGGAGAGGAAGGGGGGCCGGGATGGCAGCCGAGGATTACGACAGTCAGTTGCTGGAGTCCGTCGCGGTACGGCGGCGCAGGATGCGTGACGCCGTGCTGTTCGGGGCGCAGCGCGGGCGGCGCGTGGCCGACGAGCGGATCGGGAAGGCCGTCGCCGGACTGGTCATCGCGGCCGTGCTGTGCGCGGGATGCGTGGGATGGTCGTTCATCTCGCACCGGCTCATCGGCAAGGTCGGCACCCCGGGACAGGTCAGTACTCGGTGATAGGTTCGGGCGCGTGGTGAGCATGGGGGCGGGAATCGGTACGGCACTGAGCCGGGTCACCCTGGTGGGTGAGCGGCGGAGGATGGATCTCGTACTGCCCTCCCAGGAGCCTGTCGGGCGGCTTTTGCCCGACGTCATACGGATGTTGGACGACCGGGTCGCCGCGCAGCCGACGCTGCGCCACCTGGTGACCGCCGACGGGTCGGTACTCGAACACGACGTCTGCCTCGCGGACGCCGGGATCGGCGACGGCGCCGTGCTGCGGCTCGTGCGGGTGCAGGACGTGCCGTCCGCGCCCGTCGTGCACGACGTCACGGACGAGGCCGCCGAGGACCTGGACGTCCGCGCCTGGCGCTGGCGGCCGGGCGCGCGGCGGGTCACCGCCGGGGCCGGGCTGATCGGATGGGCGTTGCTCGCCGGGTGGTTCGCCCGGCGGGAGTTCGCGCCGGGCGCGGTGGCCGGGGCGCTGCTCGCGGTGGCCGCGGTCGCCGCTGTCGTCGGGGCGCTCGCCGGGCGGCTGAAGCGGTCCGGGCTGGCGGCGGCGCTGCTGGCGACCGCCGGGGCCGTCGGCGTGCTCGGGGCGTGGACCCTGGGCGACGCGCAGCACTGGGGTCCGATGGGACGGCTCGCCGCCGTGGCGGGCGCGCTCGCGGTGGGGCTCGCGCTGCTGGGGTGGTTCACGCCGCTCGGGTGGGGCGGGTTCGTCGGGGCGGCCGCCGTGGTGGCGCTGACCGGTGGCTGGGAGGCCGTCGCCGTCGCCCAGGGCGGCGCGGGGGCCCGTACCGGAGCGGTGCTGGCCGTGGTCTCGGTGATCCTGCTCGGGCTGCTGCCGCGGCTCGCCCTGGCGGCGGCCGGCCTGACCGGGCTCGACGACCGCCGTGCGCGGGGGGCTTCGGTCAGCCGGTACAAGGTCGCGACCGCCCTCGGCGCCACCCACCGGGGCATGGCGCTGGCCACCCTCGCCACCGCCGTCTCGGCGGGTGCGGCCGGGGTGCTCGCGCTGCGGGAACCCGATGTCTGGACGGTGTCGCTGGCGGTGGCCGTCGCCGGCGTGCTGTGGCTGCGGGCGCGGGCGTTCCCGCTCGTCGCGGAGGTGGTCGCGCTGCTGCTGGCCGGGGCCGCCGTCACCGTGGCCGCGCTGCTGGTGTGGGCGGAGCGGGCCGGCGCGGCCGGGCCGCTGGCGACGCTGCTGGTGCTGGCGCTGGCGGCGCTCGGGGTACTGGCCGTACAGCCGCCCGAGCACGTACGGGTCCGGCTGCGGCGATTCGGGGACACCGCCGAGTCGCTGTGCGTCATCGTGCTGTTCCCGCTGCTCATCGGGGTGTTCGGCGTGTACGGGCGGCTGCTCGGCACCTTCGCGTAAGGGTTGCGACTCAGACATGTCAGACATGAGCCAGAGCCGGCGTGACGACTGGCAGGCCGGGGTCCTCGGCGAACTGACGGGCGCGCCGACCGCTCCCGCGCCGACCGCTCCCGCGCCGACCGATCCCACGCCGACCGCCCCCGCGCCGTCGGCGGAAGCGGGCGCGGGCCAGGGCCCGGCCGCCCCCGGCCGCCCCCCGATACAGCCCCACCCCGACCCGGAGGCCGCCCCCGGCGCCCCGGCGCGGGCCGCCGCCGCGCACGGGCCGTTCCCCGGTGCGCGGACCGGCGGTCGGGCCCCCGCCCCGCAGGGCACCCCGTACCCCTACCCCGCGTCGGCCCCGCACGGGGCCCCGCAGGGGATCCGTGCCCCCGAGACCGTCCCCGTCCCCGCCACCGAGGCCGCCGGCCGGCCCCGGCACGGGGACCCCGTCGGACGGCGGGCGCTGCGCGCGCTGCGCGGGGCGCTCGGGTCCTCCGCCGCGCGGGCCGTCGCCAACGAGACGGGCCTGGCCACCCAGGTGCAGCAGCCCGTCACCACCGGCCGCCAGATCGTGGTGACCAGCATCCGCGGCGGCTCCGGCAAGACCACCGTCACCGCCCTGCTCAGCCGCACCTACAACCACTACCGCCACGACCCGGTGCTCACGCTGGAGGCCGACGCCGCCCTCGGCACCCTCCCCGTCCGGCTCGGGGTCGAGTCCCTGCGCTGGACCTGCGGCGACCTCGCCCAGATCGTCCGCCCCTCCATGCAGCTCACCGACATCACCGGATACCTCGTCCCGCTCGCCGACGGCGGCTGGCTGCTGCCCGGCAGCCAGGGCCGCATCGGCGCCCAGGTCGACGTCGCCACGTACCGGACCGTGATGGTCGCCCTGCGCCGCTACTTCGGCGTCACCGTCGTCGACTGCGAGACCCTCCCCGGCGAGGTGGCCCGTACGGCCCTCGACACCGCGCACGCCCGCGTGCTCACCACTCCCGCCACCGCCGAGGGCCTCGTCTCCACCCACGCCGTCCTCGACTGGCTCGCCTCCCTCCCCGTGCCCGTGCTGCCCCGGACCGTCGTCGTGCTCACCTGCCAGTCCCCGCACCCGGCCGTCGAGCTCGGCAAGGCCGTCGAGAAACTGCGCGCCACCGGCGCCGGGGTCGTCGTCCTCCCGTACGACCGCCACCTCGCCTCCGGCGGCGCCGTCCGCACCGAACTCCTCGGCGCCGAGACCCGGCAGGCGGCCGTACGGCTCGCCGCGGACGTACTCCAGCGCGCCCTCGCGCTCCCGGCGGCCGGTGCGGCCCGGTGACCCAGCAGCTCGTCCACCGGCCCGCCCGGGGCACCATGCCCCCCGCCCCCGCCGAACCCCACACCGTCGAGGCCCCGCCCAACCTCCCCGAAGGCAAGATCGGCAGCCCGGCCACCGCCCTCCTGCCGATGGCCGGCGTGATGGGCTCGGTCGTGATGATGACCGTCGTCCGTAACAGCCAGTTCGCCGCCGTCGGCGCGATGGTCCTGGTCGT
Protein-coding sequences here:
- the eccD gene encoding type VII secretion integral membrane protein EccD, which translates into the protein MGAGIGTALSRVTLVGERRRMDLVLPSQEPVGRLLPDVIRMLDDRVAAQPTLRHLVTADGSVLEHDVCLADAGIGDGAVLRLVRVQDVPSAPVVHDVTDEAAEDLDVRAWRWRPGARRVTAGAGLIGWALLAGWFARREFAPGAVAGALLAVAAVAAVVGALAGRLKRSGLAAALLATAGAVGVLGAWTLGDAQHWGPMGRLAAVAGALAVGLALLGWFTPLGWGGFVGAAAVVALTGGWEAVAVAQGGAGARTGAVLAVVSVILLGLLPRLALAAAGLTGLDDRRARGASVSRYKVATALGATHRGMALATLATAVSAGAAGVLALREPDVWTVSLAVAVAGVLWLRARAFPLVAEVVALLLAGAAVTVAALLVWAERAGAAGPLATLLVLALAALGVLAVQPPEHVRVRLRRFGDTAESLCVIVLFPLLIGVFGVYGRLLGTFA
- a CDS encoding toxin-antitoxin system YwqK family antitoxin, whose translation is MQRVDTDDPDVDMDMGNRVLYLDELFTGEVAEYQDGQLVCLDVYLDGIRNGLSRMWYPDGTLKLEGNVLNGVAVGEFREWHPNGILKSRKFFDDDIYSLKEETVWDEEGRLVREWHRE